A DNA window from Leopardus geoffroyi isolate Oge1 chromosome A1, O.geoffroyi_Oge1_pat1.0, whole genome shotgun sequence contains the following coding sequences:
- the UBLCP1 gene encoding ubiquitin-like domain-containing CTD phosphatase 1 isoform X2 produces MALPIIVKWGGQEYSVTTLSEDDTVLDLKQFLKTLTGVLPERQKLLGLKVKGKPAENDVKLGALKLKPNTKIMMMGTREESLEDVLGPPPDNDDVVNDFDIEDEVVEVENREENLLKISRRVKEYKVEILNPPREGKKLLVLDVDYTLFDHRSCAETGVELMRPYLHEFLTSAYEDYDIVIWSATNMKWIEAKMKELGVSTNANYKITFMLDSAAMITVHTPRRGLIDVKPLGVIWGKFSEFYSKKNTIMFDDIGRNFLMNPQNGLKPQGLSKV; encoded by the exons ATGGCTCTCCCTATCATTGTAAAATGGGGTGGACAGGAATATTCAGTTACCACACTTTCAGAAGATGATACTGTGCTAGATCTCAAGCAATTTCTTAAGACCCTTACAGGAGTGCTACCAGAACGCCAAAAGTTACTTGGACTCAAAGTTAAAG GCAAACCTGCAGAAAATGATGTTAAGCTTGGAGCTCTCAAACTGAAACCAAATACTAAAATCATGATGATGGGAACTCGTGAGGAGAGCTTg GAAGATGTCTTAGGTCCACCTCCAGACAATGATGATGTTGTCAACGACTTTGATATTGAGGACGAAGTAGTTGAAGTAGAAAATAG gGAAGAAAACCTATTGAAAATTTCCCGCAGAGTGAAGGAGTACAAAGTGGAGATTTTGAATCCtcccagggaagggaaaaagcTTTTGGTACTAGATGTTGATTATACGTTATTTG ACCATAGGTCTTGTGCAGAGACTGGAGTAGAATTAATGCGGCCATATCTTCACGAATTCCTCACATCTGCATATGAGGATTATGACATTGTTATTTGGT CTGCAACAAATATGAAGTGGATTGAAGCTAAAATGAAA gagCTGGGAGTGAGCACAAATGCAAATTATAAGATTACCTTCATGTTGGACAGTGCTGCTATGATAACAGTACATACTCCAAGGAGAGGATTAATAGAT GTAAAGCCTCTTGGTGTTATATGGGGAAAGTTTTCGGAGTTTTACAGCAAAAAAAACACCATTATGTTTGATGACATTGGAAGAAATTTTCTAATGAACCCACAGAATGGATTAAAG CCCCAGGGCTTAAGCAAGGTCTGA
- the UBLCP1 gene encoding ubiquitin-like domain-containing CTD phosphatase 1 isoform X1, whose protein sequence is MALPIIVKWGGQEYSVTTLSEDDTVLDLKQFLKTLTGVLPERQKLLGLKVKGKPAENDVKLGALKLKPNTKIMMMGTREESLEDVLGPPPDNDDVVNDFDIEDEVVEVENREENLLKISRRVKEYKVEILNPPREGKKLLVLDVDYTLFDHRSCAETGVELMRPYLHEFLTSAYEDYDIVIWSATNMKWIEAKMKELGVSTNANYKITFMLDSAAMITVHTPRRGLIDVKPLGVIWGKFSEFYSKKNTIMFDDIGRNFLMNPQNGLKIRPFMKAHLNRDKDKELLKLTQYLKEIAKLDDFLDLNHKYWERYLSKKQGQ, encoded by the exons ATGGCTCTCCCTATCATTGTAAAATGGGGTGGACAGGAATATTCAGTTACCACACTTTCAGAAGATGATACTGTGCTAGATCTCAAGCAATTTCTTAAGACCCTTACAGGAGTGCTACCAGAACGCCAAAAGTTACTTGGACTCAAAGTTAAAG GCAAACCTGCAGAAAATGATGTTAAGCTTGGAGCTCTCAAACTGAAACCAAATACTAAAATCATGATGATGGGAACTCGTGAGGAGAGCTTg GAAGATGTCTTAGGTCCACCTCCAGACAATGATGATGTTGTCAACGACTTTGATATTGAGGACGAAGTAGTTGAAGTAGAAAATAG gGAAGAAAACCTATTGAAAATTTCCCGCAGAGTGAAGGAGTACAAAGTGGAGATTTTGAATCCtcccagggaagggaaaaagcTTTTGGTACTAGATGTTGATTATACGTTATTTG ACCATAGGTCTTGTGCAGAGACTGGAGTAGAATTAATGCGGCCATATCTTCACGAATTCCTCACATCTGCATATGAGGATTATGACATTGTTATTTGGT CTGCAACAAATATGAAGTGGATTGAAGCTAAAATGAAA gagCTGGGAGTGAGCACAAATGCAAATTATAAGATTACCTTCATGTTGGACAGTGCTGCTATGATAACAGTACATACTCCAAGGAGAGGATTAATAGAT GTAAAGCCTCTTGGTGTTATATGGGGAAAGTTTTCGGAGTTTTACAGCAAAAAAAACACCATTATGTTTGATGACATTGGAAGAAATTTTCTAATGAACCCACAGAATGGATTAAAG ATAAGGCCTTTTATGAAAGCGCACCTAAATCGAGATAAAGAcaaggaacttttaaaattaactcAGTACCTCAAGGAAATAGCAAAATTAGATGACTTTTTGGACCTAAATCACAAATATTGGGAAAG